The region CCGGCCATGGTAATCGCCTATATATTCCTTCACCTCTTCTGGTTCTTTGGAGTGAACGGCGGTTCCGTGGTAGGCGCTGTGTTCAATCCCATCCTACAGACTCTGTCTGCCGACAACCTGGCTGCATTCCAGGCGGGCCAGGCATTGCCCAACATCATTTCCCAGCAGTTCCAGGATTTGTTCGCAACCTTCGGCGGATGCGGTTCCACACTGTCACTGCTCATCGCAATGCTTTTGTTCTGCCATTCCAAGCGTATCAAGGAATTAGGCAAACTGGCCTTAATCCCGGGCGTGTTCGGCATCAACGAGCCCATCGTGTTCGGCCTTCCCATTGTGCTGAACCCAATGATTCTCATTCCTTTCATGCTGGTGCCGACCATAAACATCGTGATTTCATATTTCTGCATGAGCATTGGTCTGGTTCCCATCTGTACGGGCGTTGCCATTCCATGGACCATGCCTGTGGTGCTGTCCGGATTCCTGGCAACAGGATGGCAGGGAGCCGTACTGCAGCTGCTGCTGCTTATACTGGGAGTATTTATCTACATGCCGTTCATCAAGATGATGGATAAGCAGTACCTGGAAGATGAGGCCAAGGCCTCCGAGAAATCAGATGACGATGACTTTGACTTTGATGACCTTTCCTTTGACGACCTGTAGGACGGCTGCCCTTGACGGCCCGGCCTTCCTTTGACAGTCCCAATGGGGATACAATAATATGAGGTGATGATAATGAAAATTATTATGATATACGACCAGATTCAGTCCGGTCTCGGAACAAAAGATGACACAATGGTTCCCCTTACAGGCAAAAGAGAGCCCATCGGTCCCGCGGTCATGATGGAGCCCTTCTTAAAGCAGGTGGACGGCCATGTGACAGCCTGCCTGTGCTGCGGCAACGGAACCTTCCTGGCTGACCCGGAGGAGGTCAGCCGCAAGCTCTGCGCCATGGTAAACAAGCTGCAGCCGGATGTGGTCATGTGCGGTCCTGCCTTTAATTTCGCTGACTATGCGGGTATGTGCGCCAAGGTGGCATGCGACATCAACGCCACCACAAAGGCAAAGGCATTTGCAGCCATGTCCGCTGAGAACGAAGATACCATAGCTGCCTACAAGGACAAGGTGGCCATTGTGAAAACTCCGAAAAAGGGCGGCATGGGACTGAATGACGCGCTTAAGAACATGTGCACGTTGGCAAAGGCACTGGCTGACGGCAGCGATACGGCGGAACTGGAACATAAATTCTGTTTCAAATAGAGGAGGATATACAGGATGTGGGGTATGATTGCAACCTGGCGCATGGCAGTGGAGGGAATCACAAAGGGCGCCCAAATGCTGAAAAACGGCGGTGACGCAGGTGATGCCATCGAGTCTGCCATCCGGGAAGTGGAGGATTTTCCTTACTATAAATCCGTTGGTTACGGCGGACTTCCCAACGAGGAGATGGAAGTGGAAATGGACGCTGCCTTTATGGACGGCAATACCCTGGACATAGGCGCTGTTGCGGCCATCAGGGACTTTGCCAATCCGGTGTCCATTGCCAGGCGCTTGAGCCATGAAAAGGTCAACAGCCTGCTGGTGGCGGAGGGCGCTGAAAAATTCGCCCATAAGGAAGGATTTGAGCGCAAAAATATGCTGACAGACCGGGCAAAGGCCCATTACAGAAAACGCATAAAGGAGATGTCCGCCCAGGCCGCCCTCCAGGCCGCCTCCCAGAAGCTTAAGCCTTATTCCGGCCACGATACCGTGGGCATGGCCTGCCTGGACATGACCGGCAAAATGACAGCCGCTACCTCCACCAGCGGACTCTTTATGAAGAAGAAGGGAAGGGTAGGGGACTCGCCCATATCCGGCTCCGGGTTCTATGCTGACAGCAAAAAGGGCGCTGCCAGCGCCACCGGCCTGGGTGAGGACCTGATGAAGGGCTGCATTTCCTATGAAATCGTTCGCCTCATGGGAGAGGGTATGCATCCACAGGAAGCCTGTGAGACCGCAGTGTCCCGC is a window of Enterocloster clostridioformis DNA encoding:
- a CDS encoding GrdB-related putative oxidoreductase; the protein is MKIIMIYDQIQSGLGTKDDTMVPLTGKREPIGPAVMMEPFLKQVDGHVTACLCCGNGTFLADPEEVSRKLCAMVNKLQPDVVMCGPAFNFADYAGMCAKVACDINATTKAKAFAAMSAENEDTIAAYKDKVAIVKTPKKGGMGLNDALKNMCTLAKALADGSDTAELEHKFCFK
- a CDS encoding N(4)-(beta-N-acetylglucosaminyl)-L-asparaginase codes for the protein MWGMIATWRMAVEGITKGAQMLKNGGDAGDAIESAIREVEDFPYYKSVGYGGLPNEEMEVEMDAAFMDGNTLDIGAVAAIRDFANPVSIARRLSHEKVNSLLVAEGAEKFAHKEGFERKNMLTDRAKAHYRKRIKEMSAQAALQAASQKLKPYSGHDTVGMACLDMTGKMTAATSTSGLFMKKKGRVGDSPISGSGFYADSKKGAASATGLGEDLMKGCISYEIVRLMGEGMHPQEACETAVSRLDAELRERRGEAGDLSLIAMNPKGEWGVATNIEGFSFAVVTEALEPTVYLVTRQENGRCTYEKASDEWMENYMKTRMAPIEE